In the genome of Arachis stenosperma cultivar V10309 chromosome 2, arast.V10309.gnm1.PFL2, whole genome shotgun sequence, the window ACAAGGTTTATGGAATCGACGTCTGCGATTTGCTTTCTCCGCCCAAGGAGGAGGAGCAGGCGGTGGTGACTTGGGATTCTCTTCCTCCGATTCCAGCTGCTTTCAAGGCTGATCTTCCGGCTTTCTGCACGCGGCTTGTGGAGTTCGACTCCAACTTCTATCTCCTCGGAGGTCTTCGCTATTGTCCTGCCGGCTATGCTTGTGATGGTCCTCCTTCGGTCAAAACATTCCAACTTCTTCTCGAAGCAGAAGCAGTTAACGTGCAAGGAGGTGGACTTAATCCCTGAGCCACCTATGAGCTTCTacagtaatttttttttcggaATACGTAGAAATCAAGGGGGGTTATTATTTCATCAAGTTCAATCCTATAATGCCTATTCAAGAAGTACCAGATCGGTTCTGGGCTCTGCGCTCGCGTACATATGACTGGAAATCTAATGTATTTGAAACACAACATTTTGTGTTTGGGgacaaaatatattttcaaaccATTTATGTTACAGATGAGGCGTATGAGGCATTTACGAGGATAAAGCCTTCGCCCAATGTTGGAGAGTTTGAAAGTGTGCTTTTTTATTCCTTTGATCCACATGGACTAAACTGGGGGCAGCTGATGCATTCATAGATTCTTTCGGTTTTACTGTTCAGGGCAGACGTCGCTTCCACTGTCCCATTATGACACTGCCTCTTCCAGGTACCATTATCAGCAATTCcaattgtttgtttgtttgtttctctaatttaattatccttCTTATATGGTGGATCAAAAAAGTTATTTTTCTCAGCATAAACATACTAAAATTGATatggaattgaattgaattaaaattcGTATCTGCTTGGCCTGGGATAGTTTGTTAAAGTACACAATTTAATTGAATTGAGTTTTGTTCGATTATTAAGAATATTTGTAATTACAATAGCAGTGAAACGTACTACAATCCATCCTTGTAATTGAATTGAAATCTAGTCATTATGTTTTTTGTTGCAGACGACAGGGATTATACCTTTTATCTTTCTGCTTCTCATATTGAAAAATCCGACCCTTTTGGTGAATGGGAACATGGGTATAAAGCAACCTTACATGCCTTGCTTGTGAACAAAAGAGGTGTTCGATTTGTTCAGCCAATCGAGGGTTGTTTTGACGGCATCCAACCTGCATTTTCTGCTGCATGTCCGGCTCTCGTCTACCTTGGTAACAACATGATTTGTGCCATGTTAATTGGCTTTGCAGATGAGTATGATCATTCTAGAACTCCATTGATTTGTCTATCTGTATTTCATTTATCTATCATGGAGGATGCTATTGATATGAATTACAATAACATTAACAGTCCTGCTTCTCATAAGGTTCAAAATTTCTTAACTGTTAATGTAAAGAGTAGACATATCTATTCCATGGTAgattatttgaatttttgtcGGATAGGGGATGACTATTACTCATTTTTAACTGACATTAGGGAATTTCTTTGGATGGAGTCAAAGGATCCTCCTCTTTTTCCTGTGTCAAAGAGGCCAAAGCTCTTCTAGAGTTATTTCCATTTTAACATACTTCTTTTATTGATGTTTTGTTTAGATTTTCCTTGGATGTATTTATGGTTTAAGAATTAAGAAGACATGTTACTTCTAACTGTATTTTGTGGATTTGGAAACTTCACAGAGAAAGAATTGGGttgaatttttgaaagaatTCCTTTGTAATTCAATTCTCACAACAATTGTTCAATTTGGGATGAATGTGATGTTATTAATCGTatttataatttctttttcgttAATAATACAAGATGCGGGATTAAGATGGgcacaaataatatttttgtatctAAGTTAGGCTGTTTCATCAATTGGCAAATCGATATTTAATTAGATTAAGAGAAAGAAAACTAAAAAGCATACCATGCATGTGAATAGTGAACAAGACCCTTGTCTTTTCTTCTGATGATGATAATGTGCAACAAAGCTCGATAACAGGGTTGTTGCATGATTCCATTTTCCGTGTTGCATTGCTGCTGTGTATATACTCAACACTCAATGACGAAGATTCTTCACTACTTGTTCGATTCGTCGCCGGCAAAGAGCGCAACTGGTTAAGTGTAAAGAGTATGGTAGCAATAGTGAATTGGTTTCCTCCAAATGCAAAATGGATTGTAAGCTAGCTTAACTCAAAACACAGAGTAGCTCAATTGGAAGACAGAATTGGCTATGCTATGTTTTGTGACTTTGTTTTAATAACTTTTTAGTTATGGTTGTATGACTGATAAATTTGAACATCAATACATGCATAATTTTACGGTCGATTAAcataatttatttgtttgttcTTGAATTCTTGTTTATGGCAGGGTCCTCAACCACTGTTGCCCTCTGTTGCATCAGAACCAGAGATTGTTAGATATTGGTATCCTTGTCTTAGGCCGATTCTTGGCGAGGAATCATGGAAACCACAAAATGAGTGGGTAAATTTGAACCTGCCAATGTTAATAAATTAGATCGAgtgaatttatatttaaaattgtgATGAGAAATGAAACATATATACTCTTTGATTCATTCTAATTGGTATGTggattattattttgttatcaACTCTTTAAGGGTctaatattttgataaaagGAGATATAAAAGGGAAGATGCATATACAATATTATTGCATTATTATTCACAAAGTGTTGTAAGTCATTCCCTTCACAAGTTTCAATTTGGAGAAAGACCAATAATTATAGTGAGTAATTTTatcgaaaaaaaaattcactctCCTCTcttaaaagatattaaaatgacattttttttttctctatttataaaatatacacTCTTCTCctttataacttttaaaaaaattttttttaatctattttgaattttttactGTTAATTATTATCaactttatctatttttttaaaaaattattttttacaaaaaatcctttatcaacaatttaattttttacaattaattttttttatcaaaatatcctTTAACAAATTACTTTTCTAGTgactaaattatatttatactaaaatatctttcaaaatattttttaataattaaattattttttgctaaaatacccttcaataattttttagttactaaattataattttaccaaaattttctttaacaataattttttttgtatgttttaCCGTTAATCTCATGATATCAATGCATATTATTAAAAACAGTTTTATAAGTTtggtttaataatttttatatatttttctattagtCTCACGgaaaagaatttttattttaatgttaaaataatatacattGATATCACAATTTAATCActagaaaaataatattgaagagtatcttaataaaaagtaatttataattattataaaatattttaaagaatattttggtaaaaatacaatttaatcactagaaaatatttttgttaaagaatattttggtatacaaaatttaatcacaaaaaataaaaaaattaaaggatatttttataaaaaataatttaatttttcttaaaaaatggataaagttaATATTAATAACACAAAATTTTAAGATGAGTTAAAGaagagatt includes:
- the LOC130960398 gene encoding uncharacterized protein LOC130960398 isoform X2 — protein: MTLPLPDDRDYTFYLSASHIEKSDPFGEWEHGYKATLHALLVNKRGVRFVQPIEGCFDGIQPAFSAACPALVYLGNNMICAMLIGFADEEFLWMESKDPPLFPVSKRPKLF
- the LOC130960398 gene encoding uncharacterized protein LOC130960398 isoform X3, yielding MTLPLPDDRDYTFYLSASHIEKSDPFGEWEHGYKATLHALLVNKRGVRFVQPIEGCFDGIQPAFSAACPALVYLGNFFGWSQRILLFFLCQRGQSSSRVISILTYFFY
- the LOC130960398 gene encoding uncharacterized protein LOC130960398 isoform X4; this translates as MTLPLPDDRDYTFYLSASHIEKSDPFGEWEHGYKATLHALLVNKRGVRFVQPIEGCFDGIQPAFSAACPALVYLGSSTTVALCCIRTRDC
- the LOC130960398 gene encoding uncharacterized protein LOC130960398 isoform X1, which encodes MTLPLPDDRDYTFYLSASHIEKSDPFGEWEHGYKATLHALLVNKRGVRFVQPIEGCFDGIQPAFSAACPALVYLGNNMICAMLIGFADEYDHSRTPLICLSVFHLSIMEDAIDMNYNNINSPASHKVQNFLTVNVKSRHIYSMVDYLNFCRIGDDYYSFLTDIREFLWMESKDPPLFPVSKRPKLF